TGAAAACACGGCTTACCTTTTTCATCCAATGAAATAAGCTCGCCATCGAATATTGCGTCGTCTACTGCCTGTTCGGACAATTCGTTAGCTATGATGGGAAAACGGTCGGTGTAATCTTGAAAATGGCGGGACTGTAGTCTGGACTCGCCTCCACTGACAAAGGCAACTATCCTGTAACCATCGAGTTTGGGTTCGAAATACCAGCCCGGGTCCGTAAACGGTTTGTCTATCAGGGTCGCAAGCATCGGCGCAAGGCGAGCTGGCATTTGTGCACGCCGGGCTCCCGTAATGGCGCGCAGATCAATCCCGGACGTTTTTGAAGCCAACTATTTTCCTTTGCCTGCAGCGGTTTTGGTTTTGGCCAGACTCGCTTCAAGGGCTGCCATCAGGTCCTCGGTTTCCTTTTCCGGAGGTGCCTTAGGAACCGTTATCTTTTTGCCTTTCAACTTGGCATCGATGATTTTTTCAAGAGCTTGCCGGTACTCGTCATGATATTGTTCGGGATCATATTTCTCTTCCATACTCTTGATGAGAGAAACGGCCATGTTGATCTCTGCTTTGGAGGGCGGTGCTTTTGCTTCCGCCAACTCGGGGGGCGCCGTGATTTCACCAGGGTAATGCATCGTATGCAAGATCAACGTGTCTTTGTAAGGCCGAAGACAGGTAAGGTGTTCTTTTCTGGCAAAGGCTACTTTGGCAATCGCGACTTTTCCAACCTCCAGCATCGCTTGCCTTAATAATTTGAATGGTTTTTCGCCCAGCGGTTGCGGTTCCAGGTAATGGCTGTCGAAAAAATAAATAGGATCGATGTCTTCTGTATCGACAAAAGACTGGATATCGATGGTCCTCGTGGTGCGCAGAGGCACCGCTTCGAAATCCTTGTCGGTGATGACGATATACTGCCCTTTGGAATACTCGTAGCCCCGTACCGTATCCTTGATGCCGAAATACTCCCCATCCTCGGGACAGTGGAGCACCTGGTTTGGTTTGACCAGATCCCTCTTGTGCAGATAGCTGAAACGCAGCGGCCTCTCCCTGACCGCAACCGACATCGATACCGGGATAACCACCAATCCGAAACTAATGGCGCCTTTCCAGAAAGCCTTTGGCATATTGCCTCCAAAATACTTCTTTTATTCCAATATAGCGCACATCAAGAGTTAAGGCACTCTGAACTTGGAAATTTGAATAGGTAATTTCAATCATCGCCCCAGCTCTGCTAAAATGCGAGTAACTTATAAGGAGAAAGAATGTCACCCGAAAAACCACTGGACAGGAATTCAAGTGAAATCAGGATAATCACAGGCGACGAGCCGGTTTGTCCGCCCAAAACAAAGACCGAACGTAAGGCTGAAGACGAAGAGATGGTCCTGACCATTCTCATTGAAATTCCCAAGGGGAGCCAAAACAAATACGAATGGGACAAGGAACGCAAGATCATCAAATTCGATCGGATGTTATTCTCCGCTGTACATTATCCATCAGACTATGGATTCATATTGGACACCCTGGCCGAAGATACCGATCCGTTGGACGCGCTGGTTTTGGTCTCAGAGCCGACGTTCCCGGGGTGCCTCATCGATGCTAAACCGATCGGCTTATTCCGCATGCGGGATGAAAAGGGTCCGGATGAAAAAATTCTTTGTGTACCTATGGGGGATCCCCACTGGAACTTCATCCAGGAACTCTCCGATGTCCCGCCACACCTCTTGAAGGAAATTGAACACTTCTTCCGCATTTACAAGGAATTGGAGAAGAAGAAGACCGGCGTTGAGGGTTGGGAAGACCGCGATTCAGCGATTAAAGCTGTCCAAGCTTCACGCAAACGGTATCAGGATAAGCAAAAGCAACTCGGCGGCAGCCGGATCTAAATTTAATCCTGTCGGTTTTTGCTTTCGATCGCCCGTGAAAAGATAACTTCCAGCCGGTCGATGACTGTTACGGAAATTTTTCCTGCATTAAATGACAGGTCGATCTGCTCGATTTTTTCAGCTGGGGCTTTAAGATCATGGAGCCCTTCGGCTATCGCGTGAGTAGCGCACGTTATCGTCTCAAACATATGGAGGGCGTGTTCGGCCGACCATCTGGTCATGCCTTTGCACGATTCAGGCTTGATGTCCAGGCCTGTGACCGTCAAAACCAACCGTTTGAAACGCAGGAAGCGACGGTACACTGCGGCAAGAATTCCGAATCTGGT
This is a stretch of genomic DNA from Dehalogenimonas etheniformans. It encodes these proteins:
- a CDS encoding glycosyltransferase, which encodes MEKSSRTVVELADNSPEIVSLVNQLAERGWKVHLMCHVAPEREALDPRVRVHKLPLTTSYPITYAAFLAAAPIILRIKPDIIHAHYLTRFGILAAVYRRFLRFKRLVLTVTGLDIKPESCKGMTRWSAEHALHMFETITCATHAIAEGLHDLKAPAEKIEQIDLSFNAGKISVTVIDRLEVIFSRAIESKNRQD
- a CDS encoding Ku protein, with protein sequence MPKAFWKGAISFGLVVIPVSMSVAVRERPLRFSYLHKRDLVKPNQVLHCPEDGEYFGIKDTVRGYEYSKGQYIVITDKDFEAVPLRTTRTIDIQSFVDTEDIDPIYFFDSHYLEPQPLGEKPFKLLRQAMLEVGKVAIAKVAFARKEHLTCLRPYKDTLILHTMHYPGEITAPPELAEAKAPPSKAEINMAVSLIKSMEEKYDPEQYHDEYRQALEKIIDAKLKGKKITVPKAPPEKETEDLMAALEASLAKTKTAAGKGK
- a CDS encoding inorganic diphosphatase — encoded protein: MSPEKPLDRNSSEIRIITGDEPVCPPKTKTERKAEDEEMVLTILIEIPKGSQNKYEWDKERKIIKFDRMLFSAVHYPSDYGFILDTLAEDTDPLDALVLVSEPTFPGCLIDAKPIGLFRMRDEKGPDEKILCVPMGDPHWNFIQELSDVPPHLLKEIEHFFRIYKELEKKKTGVEGWEDRDSAIKAVQASRKRYQDKQKQLGGSRI